The Platichthys flesus chromosome 8, fPlaFle2.1, whole genome shotgun sequence genome has a window encoding:
- the purab gene encoding transcriptional activator protein Pur-alpha, protein MADRDSGSDHGGPTAGPGSLPPGATGAMSRLQHDTEELASKRVDIQNKRFYLDVKQNVKGRFLKIAEVGAGGNKSRLTLSMSVAVEFRDYLGDFIEHYAQLGPSNPDIVQDEPRRALKSEFLVRENRKYYMDLKENQRGRFLRIRQTVNRGPGLGSAQGQTIALPAQGLIEFRDALAKLIDDYGVDEEPAELPEGTSLTVDNKRFFFDVGSNKYGVFMRVSEVKPTYRNSITVPSKVWSKFGNTFSKYADEMRKIQERSREKRASELLPEGPHVGDDGDDD, encoded by the coding sequence ATGGCGGACAGAGACAGTGGCAGTGACCACGGTGGGCCCACCGCAGGCCCCGGCTCGTTGCCCCCGGGCGCGACGGGCGCCATGTCCCGTCTGCAGCACGACACCGAGGAGCTCGCCTCCAAGCGCGTCGACATCCAAAACAAGCGCTTCTACCTTGACGTGAAGCAGAATGTGAAAGGCCGCTTCCTAAAGATAGCCGAGGTCGGGGCTGGGGGAAACAAGAGCCGCCTCACTCTCTCCATGTCGGTTGCCGTGGAGTTCCGCGATTATCTCGGGGACTTTATCGAACATTATGCTCAGCTGGGCCCGTCCAACCCGGACATTGTGCAGGATGAGCCCCGGCGGGCGCTCAAGAGCGAATTCCTGGTCCGGGAGAAtcggaaatattacatggatctGAAAGAGAACCAGAGGGGGCGGTTCCTGAGGATCCGACAGACCGTTAATCGGGGACCCGGATTGGGAAGCGCGCAAGGCCAGACCATCGCTTTGCCGGCTCAGGGTCTCATCGAGTTCCGCGACGCTTTGGCCAAACTAATCGACGACTATGGCGTGGACGAGGAGCCGGCGGAGCTGCCGGAGGGCACCTCGCTCACGGTCGACAACAAGCGCTTCTTCTTCGACGTAGGCTCCAATAAGTACGGGGTCTTCATGCGGGTCAGCGAGGTGAAGCCTACGTACCGGAACTCCATCACTGTTCCGAGCAAAGTTTGGTCCAAATTCGGCAACACCTTCAGTAAATATGCGGATGAGATGAGGAAGATCCAGGAGAGGAGTAGAGAGAAGCGGGCCTCCGAACTGCTGCCAGAGGGCCCGCACGTTGGAGACGACGGTGACGACGACTGA